In Pyricularia oryzae 70-15 chromosome 2, whole genome shotgun sequence, one genomic interval encodes:
- a CDS encoding WD repeat-containing protein, with the protein MSTSAAPVPAQPAHPRSILRGHKAQVHAAAFVRNNERLVTGDADGFVVVWDLTIMRPRAVWRAHDDVLLGIGGWGTDRLITHGRDNKLIVWQLREADEDSLAKTLPVDPAAEDRPKPWLLYMLEISTMNFCTFSLCEMSSDPLSEDREALIAVPNTLSSEAIDIFHLPSQKREHTIRLGQSEGMVMALELFRVDGYFTVAVGYENGVALVAQQAERSETPVGTWNVRYRSKAHTQPVLSLDVSLGRDFFLTSSADSLLIKHPIPPPQTSVLKTAREDGTTSEGANASVIDSQPPALASRPPDAPVAAPPATPGKPMSLLSAALAREAAGDSAESPTRRTTQPSDTPPESTLLSEPVKVVNTKHAGQQGLRIRSDGRIFATAGWDSRVRVYSCKTMKELAVLKWHQVGCFAVAFSTIDAPAGTQAEGARDGLAARMGDVTVKEKRISHAKSAHWLAAGSKDGKVSLWEIY; encoded by the exons atgTCCACCTCCGCCGCGCCAGTGCCGGCGCAGCCTGCCCACCCGCGCTCCATCCTTCGCGGGCACAAGGCGCAAGTGCACGCGGCTGCGTTTGTGCGCAACAACGAGCGGCTGGTCACCGGCGATGCGGACGGGTTCGTCGTGGTCTGGGACCTCACAATCATGAGACcccgggcggtgtggagggCCCACGACGACGTCCTGCTGGGGATCGGCGGCTGGGGTACTGATAGACTCATCAC GCATGGTAGAGACAACAAGCTCATTGTCTGGCAGCTACGcgaggccgacgaggacTCGCTGGCAAAAACGCTGCCCGTAGACCCGGCGGCTGAGGATAGACCGAAGCCCTGGCTGCTGTACATGCTTGAGATAAGCACCATGAATTTCTGTACCTTTTCTCTGTGTGAGATGTCATCAGACCCCCTCTCTGAGGATAGGGAGGCTCTGATTGCCGTTCCGAATACCCTGTCATCAGAAGCT ATTGACATATTCCATTTGCCGTCCCAGAAGCGTGAGCACACCATCAGACTGGGCCAAAGCGAGGGCATGGTGATGGCGCTTGAGTTGTTTAGAGTGGATGGGTATTTTACCGTAGCTGTCGGCTACGAGAACGGCGTTGCCCTCGTGGCCCAACAAGCAGAGAGATCGGAAACTCCAGTAGGCACCTGGAACGTCAGGTATAGATCCAAAGCACATACTCAGCCGGTACTCTCCTTGGATGTGTCTCTGGGCAGGGACTTTTTTCTGACGTCCAGCGCGGACTCCCTATTGATCAAACACCCCATACCACCCCCGCAGACAAGCGTCCTGAAAACGGCCAGGGAAGACGGCACGACGTCGGAGGGCGCCAATGCCAGCGTGATTGACTCGCAGCCGCCAGCCTTGGCGTCGAGGCCCCCCGACGCACCCGTGGCGGCTCCCCCAGCCACCCCTGGCAAGCCCATGTCTCTCCTCTCGGCTGCGCTGGCCCGCGAGGCTGCAGGCGACTCGGCCGAAAGCCCCACGCGCCGGACAACGCAGCCATCAGACACACCGCCCGAATCGACGCTGCTCAGCGAGCCGGTCAAGGTCGTCAACACCAAGCACGCGGGGCAGCAGGGCCTGCGGATCCGGTCCGACGGCCGCATCTTTGCCACGGCGGGCTGGGACTCCCGGGTCCGGGTGTACTCTTGCAAGACGATGAAGGAGCTCGCGGTGCTAAAGTGGCATCAGGTCGGGTGCTTTGCGGTGGCGTTTTCCACCATCGACGCACCGGCGGGGACTCAGGCTGAGGGTGCACGAGATGGTCTGGCGGCTAGGATGGGTGACGTGACGGTCAAGGAAAAGAGGATCTCACATGCAAAGTCGGCGCACTGGCTGGCTGCGGGGAGCAAGGATGGAAAAGTCAGTCTATGGGAGATTTACTGA